One window of the Triticum dicoccoides isolate Atlit2015 ecotype Zavitan chromosome 3B, WEW_v2.0, whole genome shotgun sequence genome contains the following:
- the LOC119280518 gene encoding BTB/POZ and MATH domain-containing protein 2-like, with product MGCVISSSSALTPSAATAAVKPETVSPRCVKSETFLAGGRRWYVEFYPDGHGPQDTGWISVFLFLVPAGAFEVVTTQLKISLLDAHGKPVPSYGSGGAWRCCTFSTNEGSWGYSRFITKADLGRLGHVSWENGGFSVQFDIIVSKEISAEYVPGRNHDRMLVPPPDILHDLGQLLSSGEGADVTFEVGGEMFAAHRCVLGARSSVFRAQLLGPMKESTSMCAQIEDMEPKVFQALLHFIYTDSVPEIDDADAVGMIQHLLVAADRYSLKRLKLTCEDKLCSYINTSTVATTVALAEQHACPALKEECFRFLESCNNSMLDLITRSSDFEHLARSCPSIMKELIPKLARKPPCVTNYSNM from the exons ATGGGCTGTGTCATCTCCAGCTCCTCCGCCCTTactccctccgccgccaccgccgccgtcaagCCTGAGACCGTCTCACCCAG GTGCGTCAAATCGGAGACCTTCCTCGCCGGAGGCCGTCGCTGGTACGTTGAGTTCTACCCCGACGGCCATGGCCCGCAGGACACGGGCTGGATAtccgtcttcctcttcctcgtcccgGCAGGCGCCTTCGAGGTCGTCACGACGCAGCTCAAGATCAGCCTGCTCGACGCCCACGGGAAGCCGGTGCCGTCCTACGGCAGCGGAGGTGCGTGGAGGTGCTGCACCTTCTCCACCAATGAAGGGTCGTGGGGTTACTCTCGGTTCATCACCAAGGCTGATCTCGGGAGATTAGGTCACGTGTCGTGGGAGAACGGTGGTTTCAGTGTCCAATTCGACATCATTGTGTCCAAGGAGATTTCCGCTGAGTACGTTCCTGGACGGAACCATGATCGCATGCTGGTGCCGCCGCCGGATATCCTCCATGATCTCGGCCAGCTCCTCTCCTCAGGAGAAGGGGCGGACGTCACGTTCGAGGTCGGCGGTGAGATGTTCGCCGCACACAGGTGTGTCCTTGGCGCTCGTTCCTCTGTCTTCAGGGCGCAGCTTCTGGGTCCAATGAAGGAGAGCACATCAATGTGCGCGCAGATAGAGGACATGGAGCCAAAAGTATTCCAGGCATTGCTTCATTTTATCTACACCGATTCGGTGCCTGAGATCGACGATGCTGACGCAGTGGGGATGATCCAGCATTTGCTTGTCGCCGCGGATAGGTACAGCCTCAAGAGACTGAAGTTGACCTGCGAAGACAAACTATGCAGTTACATCAACACTAGCACAGTGGCCACTACAGTGGCACTCGCCGAGCAACATGCTTGTCCTGCACTCAAGGAGGAATGCTTCAGATTCCTCGAGTCCTGTAACAATAGCATGCTGGATCTGATCACACGGAGTTCTGACTTTGAGCATCTAGCAAGAAGTTGCCCGTCTATTATGAAGGAGCTTATTCCCAAACTTGCTCGCAAACCCCCGTGTGTAACAAACTATAGCAACATGTAA
- the LOC119280517 gene encoding BTB/POZ and MATH domain-containing protein 1-like: protein MAVSTCTSETATGKHVFRIADYHIRKGLGVGEYIQSATFAIGGYDWNAKVRAEYEFRLVDSGSALPPLPVTHLFTNNYNTVDPDEDPARYGAHRFMKQQEVKPYVRDDCLEIECEVLVINPITKLEVQDVPPSDLPNHLGKLLDGKRGADVTFEVKGEVFSAHKIMLATRSPVFDAQLYGPMRDVNATSKNIIIKDMEAPVFKALLHFIYTDSLPAMDDIDDGESQDMVKHLLVAADRYAMDRMKMMCEDILCKSFDVETVATTLALADQHHCSKLKYACVEYILSSNRVNAVVASKGYAHLKRSCPAVMFDVFERATKSRKI, encoded by the exons ATGGCTGTGTCGACGTGCACCTCCGAGACGGCGACGGGCAAGCACGTGTTCAGGATCGCCGACTACCATATACGCAAGGGTTTGGGCGTCGGCGAGTACATACAGTCAGCCACCTTCGCCATCGGCGGCTACGACTG GAACGCCAAGGTTAGGGCTGAGTATGAATTCAGGCTCGTCGACTCGGGCAGCGCGCTGCCGCCGTTGCCAGTGACACATCTGTTTACTAACAACTACAACACAGTCGACCCGGATGAAGATCCTGCTAGGTATGGAGCTCATAGGTTTATGAAACAGcaggaggtaaaaccgtacgtgcGGGACGACTGCCTGGAGATTGAGTGTGAAGTCCTCGTTATCAATCCTATAACAAAACTTGAGGTGCAGGATGTGCCACCCTCGGACCTGCCGAATCATCTCGGGAAATTGCTGGATGGCAAGAGGGGAGCAGATGTGACTTTTGAGGTTAAAGGGGAGGTTTTCTCTGCTCACAAGATTATGCTCGCGACGCGATCGCCGGTCTTCGACGCTCAACTCTATGGACCCATGAGGGATGTCAATGCTACGAGTAAGAACATAATCATCAAAGACATGGAGGCCCCTGTTTTCAAGGCGTTGCTTCACTTTATCTACACGGATTCTCTGCCTGCTATGGATGACATTGATGATGGTGAGAGTCAAGACATGGTTAAGCATTTGCTCGTGGCTGCGGATAGATATGCCATGGACAGGATGAAGATGATGTGTGAAGATATTCTATGCAAGAGCTTTGATGTCGAGACTGTGGCGACCACGTTGGCTCTAGCTGATCAGCATCACTGCAGCAAGCTGAAATATGCTTGTGTTGAATATATCCTCTCTTCAAACAGAGTGAATGCTGTGGTGGCAAGCAAAGGGTACGCACACCTCAAAAGATCGTGTCCTGCAGTCATGTTTGATGTCTTTGAGAGGGCTACCAAGTCTCGCAAAATTTAA